The following proteins are co-located in the Pomacea canaliculata isolate SZHN2017 linkage group LG8, ASM307304v1, whole genome shotgun sequence genome:
- the LOC112570417 gene encoding temptin-like, producing MTKRQTFVLGLLCFLPCVWSYKSYKDFIPNGVRVPHPCKNNYLWHGVGHINSQGGGSRNVFGIAFAKANHTWTVDLCQKTLMATVEQMARSWGTPGVSGNVEAHLTKLLASRIQVSVSHLTVSNAG from the exons ATGACTAAGAG ACAAACCTTTGTCCTGGGTCTTCTGTGCTTCCTGCCATGTGTATGGAGCTACAAGTCTTACAAAGATTTTATACCTAACGGAGTGCGGGTGCCCCACCCGTGTAAGAACAACTACCTGTGGCACGGGGTGGGCCACATAAACAGTCAGGGCGGCGGCTCCAGGAACGTCTTCGGCATCGCTTTCGCCAAGGCTAATCAC ACGTGGACAGTAGACCTGTGTCAGAAGACTCTGATGGCGACGGTAGAACAAATGGCGAGGAGCTGGGGGACCCCAGGTGTGTCTGGAAACGTGGAAGCACACCTGACAAAACTACTGGCATCACGCATCCAG GTATCTGTGAGCCACTTGACAGTGAGCAATGCCGGATGA